The following nucleotide sequence is from Gordonia jinghuaiqii.
CAGCAGAAGGTCAATGAGCAGAACGATCCCGCCTACATCGAGGCCCAGGCGCGGGCGCGTCTGCAGTTCGTCAAGCCAGGAGAGATTCCGCTCGTGATGTTGTTCCCCGCCGACGAGGCACGCCGGGTGGCTGCCCAGCGCGCCGAAGAGCGTGCCCGTGCGCCCTGGTACGGCAATCTCTGGGACACGCTGTCGACCCCGCCCGCCGCGCAGTGAGCGCCCGGACGTGACCACTCCCGACAGCGGTGCCCCCGCAGGCAGCGGTGTGTCCGACGAGGATCTCGCCACCGTCGCAGCGCAATTGGGGCGCGAACCGCGTGGTGTTCTCGAAGTCAGCTATCGCACCCCGGACGGGCGGCCCGCGGTGGTCAAGACCGCGCCGCGGCTGCCCGACGGTACGCCGTTCCCGACGCTGTACTACCTGACCGACCCGCGGCTCACGGCCGAGGCGAGTCGGCAGGAGTCCGCCGGCGTCATGAAGGGCATGACGGCCCGGCTCGCGTCCGACGCCGAACTGGCCGCGGCCTATCGTCGTGCGCACGAGAGCTACCTCGCCGAACGCGACGCCATCGAGTCCCTCGGCACCGACTTCACCGGCGGGGGCATGCCCGACCGCGTCAAGTGCCTGCACGTGCTGATCGCCCATTCGCTGGCCAAGGGCCCGGGAGTGAACCCGCTCGGCGACGAGGCGGTCGCCCTCGCCGCCGCACACGGGTTGCGCGGCAGCGCGATTCCGGCTGACTGGCCGGAGTACGACGCACCTGAGGCACCCGACGCGCCTGCTGGGGACGACGGGTGAGCATCGTCGGCGCCGTCGACTGCGGCACCAACTCGATCCGCCTGCTCGTCGCGAAGCCGGGGGAGGGCGGGCGCCTGATCGACCTCCACCGTGAGATGCGCGTCGTGCGTTTGGGTTACGGCGTCGACGCCACCGGCATGTTCGCGTCCGAGTCGATCGAACGGACCCGGGCGGCGCTGGCCGACTACGTCGAGACGATGGAGGCGCTCGGCGTCGAGAAGGTCCGGATGGTCGCGACGTCGGCGACGCGCGATGCGGGCAACCGCGACGAATTCTTCGCCATGACCGCCGATCTTCTGGGCTGTGTGTCCGAGGGCGCCATCGCCGAGGTCATCTCCGGCGACGAGGAAGCGCGACTGTCCTTCCGCGGCGCCGTCGGCGAACTCGATTCCGGCGATGGGCCTTTCGTCGTCACCGACCTCGGTGGCGGTTCGACGGAGGTGGTCGTCGGCGACGCGGGTGGAGTCACCGCGGCGTACTCGGCCGACATCGGGTGTGTGCGGCTGACCGAGCGTGCGTTGCCCTCCGATCCGCCGACTGCCGCCGAGATCGCTGCCGCGCAGGAGTTCGCACATGAGCGCCTGGCCGAGGCATTCGCGGTGGTGCCCGTGGAATCGGCCCGCACGTGGGTCGGGGTCGCGGGCACGATGACCACGCTCGCCGCTCTCGGCGCGGGTCTGACGGAGTATGACTCGGAGAAGATCCATCTGTCGCGCATCTCGTTGTCCGACCTGGACGCGGTGTGCCGGAACCTCATCGGGATGACGCGCACCGACCGCGCCGCGCTGGGACCGATGCACCCGGGACGCGTCGACGTCATCGGCGGCGGGGCACTGGTCACCCTGGAGCTGGCGAAGGTGCTCTCCGAACGTGCAGGCATCACCGAACTCGTTGTGAGTGAACACGACATCCTCGACGGGATCGCGCTGGGCATCCTGGACTGATCGGTTCGGCCCGATACGATGTGAGCCATGGCATACAACCTGCGTTGCCCCTGCGGCGAGTCCATCACCAAGCTCGAGGCCGACTTCGTCCCCGCGGTCCAGGCGCACCTGGCCGCCGAACATCCCGGCCGGGACTACACCGAGACCGAGATCATGATGATGGCGATGACCGTGCCCGATCGCGCGGTGAAGACCGACTGACCCTGCGTGACGCCCCGCCGCGAGCTCCGGGACTCAGGCGGCGGGTGCGGGGTCCCGCAGTGAGATGTTGTTGCAGGCCTCGCAGACCGACTCGGGGATGACACCGCGACGCTGGAGGAACCCAAAGATCGTGCAGCCGAGGCAGAATCCGAAGACCGCCTCGAGTGTCGCTGCCGCGATGAGGACGCCGGTGGCGATCTGCGCGGCGAGCCCGAAGCCGAGCAGGCTCAACACGAACGCGGTGCCGCTGACGACCAGGCCGATGGTCTGCGCGAAACGCTTCGGCGGACCCGGGACCAGCTTCTCCTTGCGGACGACCGTCGGCACGAGGACACGCACCGAGAGCTGACCGAACGGTGACAGCGTCGGCCCCGACGCGACACGCAGGACGAATCCGAGTGCCAGCAGGCCGTAGACGAACGGGTTGTCCACCGACACGGCGATGATCGCCAGCGCGACGACCAACCCGGCGGTGGTGCGCGCCGCGTAGTCGTTGACCGGGTTGGGGAAGGTGAGAACCTCACGCACCGTCATGGTCGGGACCTCCGTACTCGTCCGACAGCGTTGGACGGTCTGCCGGTCGACGGCAAACCACGACAAAGCTACGGATGAGGGCCCGCTTTGGCAACATCTGCGCTCTCATCGAGCGCAAACGCGTCAGGTGAGTTCGGCGTCCGGATCCATGCGGGGCTCGGACGCGGCCACGTCACGCGGGTCCGCGACGTCGGGTTCGTCCTGATCGGTTGCCCCGCCGTCCGAGGCGAGTTCGGCCTCTCGGGAGATCTCGCCCTCCTGGTCGATGCCGGTCTGTTCGCCGACGTCGATCCGGTCCGGTACCTGGTCCATGTCCACTCCTGTCACTTGTTCGGCTTGGTCTGATTCGGCGAACGGCTGCGACATGTCGGTCTCGTTCGCCACTTCGGCATACGCGAACTCGGCGTCGATGATGCCCCACGTCTCGTCGTCGGCCGCCGAATCGGCTCTGGCCTTGCGCGCGGCCTCGCGCATCTCGAACCCGTCGGTGACGATCTCCCCGATCTCGCGGGTCACTCCCGCGACCGCGCCGGTGATGATCGTGGCGATACGGCCGACATGGGTGGCCGTGGATTCGATCAGTTCCTGGAAGAGATCCTTGTTGCGCTCGATGCTGTCGACCATCGTCTCGGAAATCCTTTGCTCGGTTGCGGGACGTGCCTGTAGCGATGTGCCCCGAGGCTACCCCCGGGGCACACCGCTCAAACCGCGCGCGGACGCTCAGACGATGCGGGTCTTCACGCGGCAGACGGCTTGTCGCGTTCGACGATGACCGTCAGATCGTCGTCGTCGCGGGTCATCCAGTTCGGCAGTGACAGCTTGGCGATCTTCTTCCAGGTGGACCCGAGCTGCTGGCTCAGCGTTCCGGAGTTGTACGGCAGGTCGTAGCGTTCGCAGATCTCACGCACCTCGGCGGAGATCTCCGGGTACCGGCTCGCCGGGATGTCGGGGAACAGGTGATGCTCGATCTGGTGCGACAGGTTGCCGCTCATGATGTGGAACAAAGGGCTGCCGGTGATGTTGGCCGAGCCGAGCATCTGGCGTAGGTACCACTGGCCGCGGGTCTCGTCCTGGCATTCCTCGGACGTGAAAGTCTGGGCCCCGGTGGGGAAGTGGCCGCAGAAGATGATCGAGTAGGTCCACACGTTGCGCACCAGGTTGGCGGTGGCGTTGCCTGCCAGGGTGGACAGGAACAGCGGCCCGGTGAGCGCGGGGAACACCACATAGTCCTTGAGGACCTGCCGGCCTGCCTTGCGCCACATGCCCTTCACGAGTCCCTTGATGTCACTCCACTTGCGCTTTCCCTGGATGACGTTCTCGGCCTCGAGGTCGTGCAGCATGACGCCCCACTCGAACAGCAGCATCAGCGCGGTCGCGTAGCCGAGGTTGCCCAGGTAGTAGGGATTCCACTTCTGGTCGCGGGCCATGCGCAGGATGCCGTAACCGATGTCGCGGTCCTCGCCGAGGATGTTGGTGAAGGTGTGGTGCAGGTAGTTGTGGCTGTGCTTCCACTGGTCGGCCGGGCACACGGTGTCCCACTCGAATTCGCGCGAGTTGTAGGTGTCCTCACGCATCCAGTCGTACTGGCCGTGCATGACGTTGTGCCCGATCTCCATGTTGTCGAGGATCTTCGACACCGACAGTGCGCCGACAGCGGCGATCCACGCCGGCGGGAAGAACCCGAGGTACATGAGCGCGCGGCCGCCGATCTCGAAACCGCGCTGTGCCCGGATGACCGAGTACAGGTAGTCGCGATCCTTCTGACCGAGGTCGGCGACGACGCGGGCGCGCAGCTCGTCGAGGTCGCGGCCGAGGGATTCGACCTGCTCGTAGGACAGGACGACCGTGTTCGGATCCCGATCTGCAGCCTCGGTGGCCGGGTCTCGTAGCGGCACCGGCAGGCTGTCCGGGGTCGGCGCGGTGGTGTTGGTGGTGGTGCGGGCGATGTCGATGGTCATGGTGTGCCTCCTGCTGGGTAGGCGATGTTCTGGGTGGGTGATCGTCGTGAGGTGTTGTGCCCCATGGGCTCAGATCTCGATGGTGGTCAGATCTCGATGACTGTCAGATCTGAATGTCTACGGAGCCGACCGGGGCGTTGATGCACAGCTGGATCTGCGTGTCGGATTCGCTGTCGAGTTCGCCGGTCCGCACGTTTCGGGTGCAGCCGGACTTCTTGATCGCGGTGCACGAGAAGCAGATCCCCATGCGACAGCCGGATTCGGGTGTGAGCCCGGCGGCCTCGGCCTGGTCGAGGATGGGGCGGCCGTCATTCGATGCCGTCTTGCCCGACTGCGAGAAGGTCAGCTCACCGTCGACCGTTTCCGGATCGACGGCCGGGGCGGCCAGGGTGAACGCCTCGCTGTGCAGCGGTTGCGAGATGCCGAGCTCGCGGTGTGCGGCGGTCACCGCGTCCATCAGGGCCGAGGGGCCACAGACGAAGACGTCGGCGTCGGTCAGGCCGGGGACGTCCTCGAGGTGCGATGCCTCGAAGTGTCCGTCGCCCTCCTCGCGCGTGTAGTGCATGCGCAGGTCGAAACCGGGATGCGCCGCGGCCAGCGCGGACAGCTCGTCGCGGTAGGCGACGTCGGACGCGGTACGTGCGTAGTGCACGAAGGTGATCGGTCCGGCGTAGGACCGGGACACGAGTGTTCTGGCCATTGAGAGTACAGGTGTAATCCCGCTGCCGCCGCTCACGAACACTGCCGACGTCGGGTCGGTCTCCGGCAGGACGAAGTCTCCGTCCGCCTGCTCGAGGCCGACGACATCTCCGGCGCGGGCGTGCTCGCGCAGGTGCTTGGACACCAGGCCGTCGTCGTTGGCGGTGATCGTGAGTTCGATGTCGCCGTCTTTCCCGGCCGCATTCGCCGGTGAGAAGCAGCGCGCGTGGCGGACGCCGTCGACGACGACCTTGACCTGTACGTACTGGCCGGCGGCGTGCCCCTGCCACTGGCGGGTGGGCCGAATGGTCAGGCGGACGGTGCGGGCGGTGGGATGTTCGACGCGGATGATCTGGCCGCGGAGGTCGCGCCAGGTGATCATCGGGTCGAGCAATTCGAGGTAGCGGTCGACCGGATGCGGTGACAGTGCCGCCTCGACGATCGATCCGACCATGCGGTTCCAACGGCCGGCGGTGCTCGCGGTGTCGGAGGTGGTGGTGCTCTGGGGTGTGCGGATGCTCATGGGCTGGGCTCCGTTCGAAGTATTTCGGTGTACATGTGTACACAGCAAGTGTGACACGAGGGCGCGGGCGGGCGTCAAGCGTTGAGTCGTGTGACAGCGGTCACGGTCCGCGGTGGGTCGCACCGTTCGCGGTCCGGGGTGGGGCATAGACTCGGCGCTGTGACACGCACACGGGAGTCGAGCCGCGAGGCCCACACGCGTGCGGACCGCAAGAACCAGACGCGGCAGGCGCTCCTGGACACCACCAGGTCGCTGGTCGGCGAACGCAGCTTCGGCAGCATCAGCCTCCGCGAGGTGGCCCGGGGCGCCGGAATCGTGCCGACGGCCTTCTACCGTCACTTCGCGTCGATGGAAGACCTGGGCGTCACCCTCGTCGAGGACTCGATGCGTGTGCTGCGCCGGGCGCTCCGCGAGGGGCGACGCGACCTCGCCGCGCGCGATGCGATGCCGACGGCCAAGAACTCCCTGGACATTCTCCTGCGTCATGTACGCGAGAACGAGTCGCAGTTCCGGTTCCTCGTCCGCGAGCAGCACGGCGGCATCGCCGAGATCCGACGCGCCATCGACACCGAACTACGGCTGTTCTCCAAAGAACTCGCGATCGACCTCGCGCGCATACCCGATCTGGCGCGCTGGGAATCCGACGATCTCGAGTTGGCCGCAGAGCTCATCGTCACGATCATGCTGACCGCGGTCGCCGATCTCCTGGACGGCGAGTACCGCGGTCGCGGGGCCGAACAGGAGATCGTCGAGCGCACCGAGCGTCGGCTGGTGATGGTGTTCCTCGGCATGAGTCAGTGGCGTCCGTCCGAGAGATGACCTGACCTGCGGCGATACGCCGGTCCTACCGCGCGGGTCGCCGATTGTCGACTTGCCCTCAGCGCGATTTCAACGCTGGCCCCGGCGTGCGCTGTTACCGGACACTGTCGGGGAACATCGCGCGTGGACGTCGTCGTGGCGCGGTGTCGTGTTCGCTCACGCTGATCGACCGACGAAAGGTGCCCTCGCGGTGTCTCTGCATTTCCACTGGTTCCTGCCCACCTACGGTGACTCCCGCAACCTGATCGCGGGTGGACACGGCAGCCAGATGACGGGGGACCGCCCGGCCGATCTTCGGTATCTCAAGCAGTTGGCCCTCGCAGCCGAGGCCAACGGGTTCGAGGCCGTGCTGACGCCCGCGGGTCTGTGGTGCGAGGACGCCTGGCTGACCACGGCGGCGCTGATCGACGCCACGGAGACCCTCAAGTTCCTGGTGGCGTTCCGGCCCGGCCTGATCTCCCCGACCCTGGCCGCGCAGATGGCCGCGACGTTCCAGTGGCATTCCGAGGGCCGCCTGCTGGTCAACGTCGTCACCGGCGGTGAGTCCGGTGAGCAGCGCGCCTTCGGTGACTTCCTCGCCAAGAACGCACGGTACGAACGCTGCGACGAGTACCTCGAGATCATCCGCAGGCTGTGGACCGAGGAGGAGCCCGTCGACGTGGTGGGCAAGTACCTGCGCGTCGAGGGTGCGCAGCTCGGCCGTCGACCGAACCCGACACCCGAGATCTTCTTCGGCGGATCCTCGCCGGCGGCGGGTGATGTCGCCGCCAGGCATGCCGACACCTACCTGACGTGGGGCGAGACCCCGGATGCGGTCGCTGCGAAGATCGGCTGGGTCAACGGTCTCGCCGCCGCCCAGGGCCGAGAGCTCAAGCACGGCATACGATTCCACGTCATCGCGCGTGAGACCTCGGAGCAGGCATGGGCCGAGGCTGCTCGTCTGCTCTCCGCCCTCGATCCCGAACAGGTCGCGGCAGCCCAGCACAACCTGGCCCGCTCGGAATCCGAGGGTCAGCGCCGCATGTCCGAGTTGCACGGGCGCGGAGCCGGTTTCGAATCGATGAACGATCCGCATTCGCTGGAGATCCATCCCGGCGTGTGGTCCGGCGTCGGACTGGTCCGTGGCGGTGCGGGCACCGCACTCGTCGGCTCCTACGACGAGGTCGCCGCCCTCATCGGTGAGTACGCCTCCCTCGGACTCGAACACTTCATCCTCTCCGGGTATCCGCACCTCGAAGAGGCCTACCACTTCGGCGACGGCGTCCGGCCCGCGCTCGCGCGGCTGGGTCTGCTCGACCCGGCGTCGGCCGGACCGAAGGAAGCGGTGCGCACCGCATTCCTGCCGCGCCTGCGGGCCGCCTCGTCCTGACCTGGCCGGGTGCTCATCGATTCCCGACCCACAAGACGCCCGACCCACAAGTCCCGTCCATCGACCTCTCGGAGGTAAGCCGTGTCCACCGAATCCGTAGCGGACCAGATCAAGTTCGCGTACTGGGTGCCCAACGTCAGTGGCGGCCTTGTCACCAGCACCATCGAGCAGCGCACCAGCTGGGGCTACGACTACAACGTCAAGCTGGCACAGACCGCCGAGAACAACGGCTTCGAGTACGCGTTGTCCCAGGTCCGCTATGAGGCCAGCTACGGTGCCGAGTATCAGCATGAGTCGACGAGCTTCAGTCTCGCGTTGCTCCTCGCGACTCAGCGGCTGAAGGTCATCGCGGCGGTGCATCCGGGTCTGTGGCATCCGGCGGTCCTGGCCAAGCTCGGCGCCACCGCCGACCACCTGTCCAAGGGCCGCTTCGCCATCAACGTCGTCAGCGGCTGGTTCAAGGACGAGTTCACCCATCTCGGTGAGCCGTGGCTCGAGCATGACGAGCGTTACCGCCGCAGCGGGGAGTTCCTCGAGGTCATCCGGAAGATCTGGACAGAGGACGAGGTGGACTACCGCGGCGACTTCTACCGCATCCACGACTTCACGCTGAAGCCCAAGCCGCTCAACACCGCCGAGCGCCCCAACCCGGAACTGTTCCAGGGCGGCAACTCCTCGGCGGCGCGCAACAACGGTGGCAGGTACGCCGACTGGTACTTCTCCAACGGCAAGGACTTCGACGGCGTCACCGAGCAGCTCGACGACCTGCGGGCGGTCGCCCGTGCGCACCGCCGTGAGGTCAGGTTCGGTCTCAACGGCTTCATCATCGCCCGTGACACCGAGAAGGAAGCACGCGACACCCTCCGCGAGATCGTGGAGAAGGCGAATCGCCCTGCGGTGGAGGGTTTCCGGAATGCGGTGCAGCAGGCGGGCAACTCGACCGGGGACAAGAAGGGCATGTGGGCGGACTCGTCTTTCGAGGACCTGGTCCAGTACAACGACGGCTTCCGTACGCAATTGATCGGCACGCCGGAGCAGGTTGCCGAACGCATCGTCGCCTACAAGCGTCTCGGCGTCGACCTGATCCTCGGTGGCTTCCTGCACTTCCAGGAGGAGATCGAGTACTTCGGCGAGAAGGTTCTGCCGCTGGTTCGTGAGATCGAGGGCGCACAGACACCCGCGGGGGTGGCGTGACCGCGGTGAGTCAGGCCCCCTCCGGTGCGGCCACACGTATCGGTTCCGCGGCCGAGGCCCTGTCGGTTGCCCGAGAGTTGGCTTCGGAGTTCGCGATCGGTGCCGCCGAGCGCGATCGTGACCGCAGGCTGCCGCATGCCGAGATCGATCGATTGTCCGAGTCGGGTCTGCTGGCGCTGACGGTTCCCGCGCGGTTCGGCGGACTCGACGTCGCGCCGAGTGTGCTGGCCGAGGTCGTGGCGATCCTCGCAGCGGCGGACCCGAGCATCGCGCAGATCCCGCACAGCCACTTCGTGTATCTCAACCTCGTCCGGTTGTCGGCGGGAAAAGCGTTGGCCGAGCGCATCTTCACCGATGTTCTGGCCGGCGGTCGTATCGCGAACGCCCAGTCCGAGCGTGGCGGCACGACGATCGCCGACATCTCGACCCGACTGACGCCCGCCGGCGTCGACACCGGGCGGGGAGCGCGCTTCGCTGTCGACGGCGAGAAGTTCTATTGCACCGGATCGCTGTTCGCGCACACGCTGGCCGTGCTGGCAAAGCTGGAGGTGGCGGTCGGTGACCTGACGCCCGGCGAGTACGTGGCGTTTGTGCCCGCCGATGCCGAGGGCGTCGAGATCGTCGACGACTGGGATGCGGTCGGGCAGCGCACGACGGGGTCGGGAACCGTTCGGTTCTCCGGCGTCGAGGTCGGGCTCGACGACCTCGTGGCGCGTGCACCGGCGACGTCGACGCCGACCGCCTACGGCGCTTTCGCCCAGCTCCTGCATGTCGCGATCGATGTGGGCATCGCACGCGGAGCCCTGGCCGAGGCGGCAGAGTTCGTGCGCTCCAAGTCCCGTCCCTGGTTCGAGGCCGGGGTGGACCGCGCCGTCGACGATCCGCTGGTGGTTCAGCGATTCGGCGAACTCGAGGTGGACGTGGCGACCGCCGAGGCAACGCTCGCGGCGGCGGGGCGCCGCGTCGACGAGGCCGTCGGTGACTCGGGCCACGCACCCGGCCGAAACCGGGTCGCGGAGGCCTCGATCGCGGTGGCGACCGCGAAGGCGGTGGCCGACCGCGTCGTCACCCCGGTCGCGTCGGCGTTGTTCGAGGTGAGCGGAACCCGAAGTGCCGCAGCCGGAAGCGGCCTGGACCGCTACTGGCGTGACGCCCGCACCCACACCCTCCACGATCCCGTTCGCTGGAAGTACCAGCACATCGGTCGCTGGATCCTCCGAGGTGAGGAACCGCCACTGCACGGCGTCATCTGACTCGCCCCGGAGAACCCGATCATCGCGGGCGAGGGCGCCGAGCCGCCCTGAAGAGGTGCCGAGCCGCCCTCAGAGGTACTGGGTCACGTGCGGCTGCGCCTTCTTCGGGGTCTTGGCGTTGAAACCGTCCCCGATCGCCCGCAGTTTCCAGGTGGCCCCGTCGCGGCTGATGACCGCCATCGCGACCGCCGTGAACGGCATGCCGCCCTTGAGGGTGTAGCGGGCGAGCTCGGCGGAGGTGGTCTCGTCGACCAGACGGCAGTAGGCGTTCTCGATCTTCTCGAAGGTGTGCCCGCGGTAGGACGTGACGATGAACATCAGCGCATCGATGTGGGGCGGAACCGATTGCAGCGCAACGCGGATGACCTCGTCGTCACCCGCACCCTCGCCGGTGAGGTTGTCACCGGAGTGCAGGACCGACCGGTCCTTGCTGTTGAGGTGGCCGTAGTAGACGGTCTCCACGCACTTCCCGCCGGAGTACATCAGCACCGACGCGTCGAGGTCGATCGACCCGCCACGGCCGAAGCCGCCGCGGACCGGGTCCCAGCCGAGACCCATCTGGATGTTGGTGAGGGCGACGCCGCCCTCTTTGCGCAGCGTGACCTTCTGCCCCTTGGTGAGGCTGACGGGGCGATCCTTGCTCAGGTTGATCTCGGTCGCGCGCGGTGTGGGGGCAGCTGTGGGCGCCGACGCGGGAACCGGTGTGGGCCTGGGGGTGGGAGCAGGTGTGGGCGCCGGCGGTGTGGGTGCCTGCGGTTTCGAGTACGCCGGTGGCGTCGGCTGGACGGTTGCGGCGGGGGCCTGGGGTTCATCGTCGACACTGACCCCGTGGTCGCGGACGAGGTCGGCGAAACCGCCCGCGTAACCCTGCCCGACCGCCCGGACCTTCCAGTCGCCGTTGCGGCGGTACACCTCGAGGGCGATGACGACGGACTCGCTCGACAGCCCGGCGACGGTGAATTCGTAGAGCTCGCGACCGGTCGTGTCGCTGACGCGGGCGACCGGGGGAGCGAAGCGGCCGAAGGTCGACGACGCGTCGTCGAGGGTGATGACGGCGCGCACCGCGTCGATGTCGGCGGGGATCCGCCCGGTCGAGACATGCAGTCGCGCAGGCCCGCCGGGCACGGTCTCCAGTCGGACGCCGGGGCCCGTCGGCTGGTTGTAGAACACGAAGTCGTCGTCGCTGCGCACGACCCCGCGGTCGGTCACCAGCAACGCCGATATGTCGGCGGCGGTGGCGAGATCGACGGAGATGACGACGTCGGAAGTCGACAGCGGGCCGTTCTGGCCCTTGGTCAGCGCAGGCATGTCGGTGCCTTCCTCACTTGGTGTTCGGCGGAAACTCCGCGGCGGCGGGTGACAGGCGACTGCCCGCGGCCACGAGGCACAGCGTAGTCATGCGTGGCCGGGACCGGTCGGCCGTCACCGGGTGCGGGTACCGCCGATGTGTGGTCGTCCGGCCGACAGACGATGTCCGATTGTGGGCATATGCTCCTGCGTATGGCTGGGAGTCGGGTCAACACACAGTTCGGGCCGTACCGCCTCGATGCACTACTCGGACGCGGGGGGATGGGGGAGGTCTACCGCGCGTACGACACCACCAAGGACCGCGTCGTCGCACTCAAGCTGCTCAACCCCGGGCTGGGGGATGACGGCATGTATCAGGAGCGATTCCGGCGCGAATCGCACGCCGCGGCACGCCTGGGGGAGCCCCATGTCATCCCCATCCACGACTGGGGCGAGATCGACGGCGTGCTGTTCATCGACATGCGTCTGGTCGCGGGTGAGGATCTGCGAGCGCTTCTGGTCCGGGAGGCGCAGCTCGCACCGGAACGTGCGGTCTCGATCGTCGAGCAGGTCGCGGCGGCGCTCGATGCCGCGCACGCCGAAGGGCTGGTGCACCGCGACATCAAACCGGAGAACATCCTGGTCACCGACAACGACTTCGCCTACCTCGTCGACTTCGGCATCGCACATGCCGCCGAGGACACCCACCTCACCCAGACGGGTACCGCCGTCGGGTCGATCGCGTACATGGCGCCGGAACTGTTCGACGCCGCCACCGTCAGCCCGACCAGCGACATCTATGCGCTCGCCTGCGTGCTGTTCGAGTGTCTGACCGGCCGGGTGCCGCATCCCGCGACCACGGTCAGCGCCGCCATCAAGGCCGCCGTGCTGTCTCCGCCGCCGTCGCCGAGTGCGGTCAACGCCGATGTCCCGGCGGCGATGGATGCGGTGATCCGTACCGGGCTCGCCGCCGACCCCGCCGAACGTCCCGCGACGGCGCGAGATCTCGCCCGTGCCGCGCGGGCCGCCCTGACCGGTGGTGCCCTGACCGGTGGTGCCCTGGCCGGTGGTGCCCTCGCCGATTCCGCGACGCCGAACCTGGTCGAGCAGCCGGCGTCGACGCACCCCACGATCAGCCTCGTCAAGGCACCCGACACGGTCATCGCACCCGCCGGCCCCGGCTACGAGCCGACCCAGGTGGGTCACCCGACCGGGCCGCACGCGCCGGCGGACCACCCGGGGACACGACAGCTCTCGGGGCCCCAGCAGTTCACGGGACCCCAGCAGTTCACGGGACCCCAGCAGTTCTCGGGACAGTTCTCGGCACCACCGAACATGTCCGGGCCGCAACCGTACGGTCCGCAGGGTTACGCGCCGGCCCAGGGACCGGCGCCGTACGGGGCGCCGCAGTACGGGGCGCCGCAGTACGGGTCCCCGCCGGGGTATCCACCCGGGTACCGACCACCGCCGCGGAAGCGTTCGGCCGCCGTGCCGATCCTGGTCGTGTTGATCGCGGTCGCGCTGGTCGGGCTGGCCGTGGTCGGCGGCATCCTGCTGGCCGGGTCGGGCGAGGGCACCTCCGATCAGGCCGACGCCGACCCGACGACGCCGACGGTCACCGAGACCGTGGAGCCACCGCCGACCGTCGACACCGCGCCGCAGTCACCGGCGGGCCCCGCCGCTCCGCCGCCGGGGTCGGCACCGTGTGACGCGACGGTCGGTGTCGGTACGTCGGTGACCAGCTGTCCGTTCGCGTTCTCCGTACGTGACGCGTATGTGCGCGCCGGGTCGGGCCGTTCGCCGCGGGTGGTGATCGCCAACAGCCCGGTCACCGGGCAGAGCTACGCGATGACCTGCGTGCCGGAAGGGGCGATCGTGGCGTGCCGGGGCGGCAACGACGCTGTAGTGCACATCTACTGATGGGCGTCATGGACAACCTCACGCGATTCCTCGGCGCGTGGAGAAACCGATGG
It contains:
- the sfnG gene encoding dimethylsulfone monooxygenase SfnG, whose translation is MSTESVADQIKFAYWVPNVSGGLVTSTIEQRTSWGYDYNVKLAQTAENNGFEYALSQVRYEASYGAEYQHESTSFSLALLLATQRLKVIAAVHPGLWHPAVLAKLGATADHLSKGRFAINVVSGWFKDEFTHLGEPWLEHDERYRRSGEFLEVIRKIWTEDEVDYRGDFYRIHDFTLKPKPLNTAERPNPELFQGGNSSAARNNGGRYADWYFSNGKDFDGVTEQLDDLRAVARAHRREVRFGLNGFIIARDTEKEARDTLREIVEKANRPAVEGFRNAVQQAGNSTGDKKGMWADSSFEDLVQYNDGFRTQLIGTPEQVAERIVAYKRLGVDLILGGFLHFQEEIEYFGEKVLPLVREIEGAQTPAGVA
- a CDS encoding SfnB family sulfur acquisition oxidoreductase — its product is MTAVSQAPSGAATRIGSAAEALSVARELASEFAIGAAERDRDRRLPHAEIDRLSESGLLALTVPARFGGLDVAPSVLAEVVAILAAADPSIAQIPHSHFVYLNLVRLSAGKALAERIFTDVLAGGRIANAQSERGGTTIADISTRLTPAGVDTGRGARFAVDGEKFYCTGSLFAHTLAVLAKLEVAVGDLTPGEYVAFVPADAEGVEIVDDWDAVGQRTTGSGTVRFSGVEVGLDDLVARAPATSTPTAYGAFAQLLHVAIDVGIARGALAEAAEFVRSKSRPWFEAGVDRAVDDPLVVQRFGELEVDVATAEATLAAAGRRVDEAVGDSGHAPGRNRVAEASIAVATAKAVADRVVTPVASALFEVSGTRSAAAGSGLDRYWRDARTHTLHDPVRWKYQHIGRWILRGEEPPLHGVI
- a CDS encoding TerD family protein codes for the protein MPALTKGQNGPLSTSDVVISVDLATAADISALLVTDRGVVRSDDDFVFYNQPTGPGVRLETVPGGPARLHVSTGRIPADIDAVRAVITLDDASSTFGRFAPPVARVSDTTGRELYEFTVAGLSSESVVIALEVYRRNGDWKVRAVGQGYAGGFADLVRDHGVSVDDEPQAPAATVQPTPPAYSKPQAPTPPAPTPAPTPRPTPVPASAPTAAPTPRATEINLSKDRPVSLTKGQKVTLRKEGGVALTNIQMGLGWDPVRGGFGRGGSIDLDASVLMYSGGKCVETVYYGHLNSKDRSVLHSGDNLTGEGAGDDEVIRVALQSVPPHIDALMFIVTSYRGHTFEKIENAYCRLVDETTSAELARYTLKGGMPFTAVAMAVISRDGATWKLRAIGDGFNAKTPKKAQPHVTQYL
- a CDS encoding serine/threonine-protein kinase, with protein sequence MAGSRVNTQFGPYRLDALLGRGGMGEVYRAYDTTKDRVVALKLLNPGLGDDGMYQERFRRESHAAARLGEPHVIPIHDWGEIDGVLFIDMRLVAGEDLRALLVREAQLAPERAVSIVEQVAAALDAAHAEGLVHRDIKPENILVTDNDFAYLVDFGIAHAAEDTHLTQTGTAVGSIAYMAPELFDAATVSPTSDIYALACVLFECLTGRVPHPATTVSAAIKAAVLSPPPSPSAVNADVPAAMDAVIRTGLAADPAERPATARDLARAARAALTGGALTGGALAGGALADSATPNLVEQPASTHPTISLVKAPDTVIAPAGPGYEPTQVGHPTGPHAPADHPGTRQLSGPQQFTGPQQFTGPQQFSGQFSAPPNMSGPQPYGPQGYAPAQGPAPYGAPQYGAPQYGSPPGYPPGYRPPPRKRSAAVPILVVLIAVALVGLAVVGGILLAGSGEGTSDQADADPTTPTVTETVEPPPTVDTAPQSPAGPAAPPPGSAPCDATVGVGTSVTSCPFAFSVRDAYVRAGSGRSPRVVIANSPVTGQSYAMTCVPEGAIVACRGGNDAVVHIY